One Palaemon carinicauda isolate YSFRI2023 chromosome 5, ASM3689809v2, whole genome shotgun sequence DNA window includes the following coding sequences:
- the LOC137641010 gene encoding FK506-binding protein 5-like, whose translation MGAAAFVALAGGIYWAFGRKSSSDEVGTEDNISSEDCIENEALQTEEIIDGDGFQEINDENYTDEDNLSKEEENIESEDLQSKEIIDGKSEEKDKSQPEILVSESVQEMENENSRSSEEDGIEKQFQSEETPETSCVETVEEDLAAEKRVEKKTLERVGPNLYEFHLSKLEWQILNGRQRREEVSEFCKFYNVKLIFPDQGKKGVGLLEGATKRVEKALDHIQEILNEDKMDYTNEEEQESIFLQLESEGEEEENPVQDVQEEFAAENTTFAAMLKKNLKEDQPGRVFHFGIVKRTAVAETQLQGEEEEMMQRLWEEKMELWEEEMLRGDYEMDVGAEYGRRNTSKKIVFSGVHFVRDRQDEDHKGMTLLPLKDEEKFFLQEE comes from the coding sequence ATGGGAGCAGCGGCTTTTGTCGCCTTAGCTGGTGGAATCTATTGGGCTTTCGGTAGAAAGTCATCAAGTGACGAGGTAGGAACAGAGGACAATATCTCTTCAGAAGATTGCATCGAAAACGAAGCTCTTCAGACCGAAGAGATAATTGATGGTGATGGTTTCCAAGAAATAAATGACGAAAATTACACAGATGAGGATAATCTATCTAAAGAAGAGGAAAACATTGAAAGCGAAGATCTCCAGAGCAAAGAAATCATTGatggtaaaagtgaagaaaaagataAATCTCAGCCAGAAATCCTAGTTAGTGAAAGTGTTcaagaaatggaaaatgaaaacagcAGATCTTCAGAAGAAGATGGAATTGAAAAACAGTTTCAGAGCGAAGAAACGCCTGAAACCAGTTGTGTGGAAACAGTGGAAGAGGATCTTGCTGCAGAAAAACGTGTTGAAAAAAAGACTCTGGAGAGAGTAGGACCTAATCTGTATGAATTCCATCTGTCAAAACTTGAATGGCAGATCCTAAACGGACGCCAAAGACGAGAAGAAGTTTCAGAATTTTGCAAATTCTACAATGTGAAACTCATTTTCCCTGACCAAGGAAAGAAAGGAGTTGGGTTGTTGGAAGGAGCTACGAAAAGAGTCGAGAAGGCCTTGGATCACATCCAAGAAATTCTCAACGAAGACAAGATGGATTATACTAACGAAGAAGAGCAGGAATCAATCTTTCTTCAACTGgaatcagaaggagaagaagaagagaatcctGTGCAAGATGTTCAGGAAGAATTTGCAGCAGAAAATACAACTTTTGCTGCGATGCTCAAAAAGAATCTGAAAGAGGATCAGCCTGGACGAGTCTTCCACTTTGGGATAGTGAAAAGAACAGCTGTGGCAGAAACACAGCtacagggagaagaagaagagatgatGCAGCGGCTGTGGGAGGAGAAAATGGAGCTGTGGGAAGAGGAGATGCTGAGGGGAGATTATGAGATGGATGTTGGAGCTGAATATGGGAGAAGGAACACGTCAAAGAAGATTGTCTTCTCTGGGGTCCATTTTGTCAGGGATCGTCAGGATGAGGACCATAAAGGAATGACTCTTTTGCCTCTCA